From the genome of Candidatus Nitrosocosmicus oleophilus, one region includes:
- a CDS encoding DUF2299 family protein has product MPEISKTTLSPKDIDVSISVDETIDDDNTVSIVNTSYFEDFKIGVYVYKNDVGRVEIISRPRLLTQDGKTLHNADDKIVNDFRTQLTKDLLKVGVFCSLQTNKEGNSIGLTLIYPLFFDNLTRELFMHAVHVVARACLIAAIEFDKFALDYQQ; this is encoded by the coding sequence ATGCCTGAAATTAGCAAAACAACTTTGAGTCCAAAAGATATTGATGTTTCCATTTCTGTAGACGAAACAATAGATGACGATAATACAGTTTCTATTGTTAACACCAGTTATTTTGAAGATTTTAAAATAGGAGTATATGTTTATAAAAACGATGTTGGAAGGGTCGAAATTATATCAAGACCTCGTCTGTTAACTCAAGACGGTAAAACTTTACACAATGCAGATGACAAAATAGTTAATGATTTTCGAACACAACTGACCAAGGATTTGTTGAAAGTGGGTGTATTTTGTTCATTACAAACAAACAAGGAGGGTAACTCCATCGGACTCACGTTGATATATCCTTTATTTTTTGATAATTTGACACGAGAATTATTTATGCATGCTGTTCATGTAGTTGCCAGAGCATGTCTGATTGCAGCAATAGAATTTGATAAATTCGCTTTGGATTATCAGCAGTAG